A genomic window from Candidatus Cloacimonadota bacterium includes:
- the dnaE gene encoding DNA polymerase III subunit alpha, whose amino-acid sequence TLEGLPRHPGVHAAGVVIGPDKLTNHIPLAINPKDKTVITQYDGKCLEKLGLLKIDCLGLKNLTIIERALQLIKEHHGIDLEIDEINLHDTETYKLFHTAETDGVFQFESSGMRGILKRIKPNSIEDLAICNALYRPGTLDSGMHEVYIRRKNNKEKVDYLDPMLEDILRATFGVIVFQEQVIQIVNILAGFSLSEADILRKAMGKKDKPLMDKYRPLFIEGAVKNGISREKAIQIFDRIETFGRYGFNKSHSVAYSIIAYQTAYLKVHYTAEFMAALMTVENDTAKIARIIEVCHKMNIEVLHPNVNISDYSFTVKDGKIIFGLKAIKNLGENAIRAIIESRKKNSSFSNIFELCEKVDANQLNKTALESLIGAGALDELEGNRARLYASVEIALEYGSQKFRERQKGQSSLFASMKVQSQDIYPPLPTVKEWDFGRRLDLEKELLGFYISGHPLTAYEKDIQTLTNLNTKQYKKCVKANKQDELRGQDIRIIGIVEEVKLIKDKKKRTMGFISCEDLHGKFEVVLFSNEYAKFGDLLSEKDIIYIIGKLSNKSRDNQDRLSIVADQIILEEDWKKDISGVISFEIDETNYTEKDLNRFVEEQILQHPGNFRVVFNVRTKLFGTLKIESQRYKMFPDKNLYKYLQNNGHFIENMKVVFNEQ is encoded by the coding sequence ACACTTGAAGGTCTTCCGCGTCACCCGGGCGTACATGCTGCAGGTGTAGTTATTGGACCTGACAAACTCACAAATCATATACCCCTTGCAATAAATCCTAAAGATAAAACAGTCATCACACAGTATGATGGAAAATGTCTTGAGAAACTTGGTCTGCTCAAGATCGACTGTCTCGGATTGAAAAACCTTACAATCATTGAAAGAGCGCTTCAACTCATCAAAGAGCATCATGGCATAGACCTTGAAATCGATGAGATCAATCTGCATGATACCGAAACATATAAACTTTTTCATACAGCCGAAACTGATGGTGTGTTCCAGTTTGAAAGCTCCGGCATGAGAGGTATTCTTAAGCGGATCAAACCAAACTCTATCGAAGACCTTGCAATATGTAATGCCCTCTATCGCCCCGGAACACTCGACAGTGGCATGCATGAGGTGTATATTCGCCGGAAAAATAATAAAGAAAAAGTCGATTATCTCGATCCGATGCTTGAAGATATCCTTCGTGCAACCTTTGGTGTGATCGTTTTCCAGGAGCAAGTCATTCAGATCGTGAACATCCTGGCAGGTTTCTCTTTAAGTGAAGCTGACATCCTTCGTAAGGCAATGGGGAAAAAGGACAAGCCCCTCATGGATAAATACCGACCTCTCTTCATCGAAGGAGCAGTGAAAAACGGTATTTCAAGAGAGAAAGCGATACAGATATTTGACCGGATCGAGACCTTTGGTCGATATGGTTTCAACAAATCCCATAGTGTGGCGTACAGTATTATTGCTTACCAAACAGCATACCTTAAGGTACATTACACTGCTGAATTCATGGCTGCTTTGATGACCGTTGAAAATGATACCGCAAAGATAGCTCGTATTATCGAAGTATGCCACAAGATGAATATCGAAGTTCTCCATCCAAATGTGAATATCAGCGATTACAGTTTCACGGTAAAAGACGGGAAGATCATTTTTGGTTTGAAAGCGATCAAAAATCTCGGCGAGAATGCTATTCGGGCGATCATCGAATCAAGAAAGAAAAATTCTTCGTTCAGTAATATCTTTGAATTGTGCGAAAAAGTTGATGCAAATCAGCTCAATAAAACTGCGCTTGAAAGTCTTATAGGTGCGGGAGCACTTGATGAGCTCGAAGGAAACCGTGCTCGGCTTTATGCTTCTGTAGAGATCGCCCTGGAATATGGTTCTCAAAAATTCAGAGAACGCCAGAAAGGGCAATCCTCGCTCTTTGCTTCTATGAAGGTGCAGTCTCAGGACATCTATCCCCCCTTACCGACTGTGAAAGAATGGGATTTCGGCAGGCGTCTCGATCTGGAAAAAGAACTTCTTGGATTTTATATCTCCGGACATCCTCTTACCGCATATGAAAAGGACATACAGACTCTGACAAACTTGAACACAAAACAATATAAAAAATGTGTCAAAGCAAACAAACAAGATGAATTAAGAGGTCAAGATATCAGGATCATTGGCATCGTTGAAGAAGTCAAACTCATCAAAGATAAGAAAAAAAGGACTATGGGTTTTATCTCTTGTGAAGACTTGCATGGTAAGTTCGAAGTGGTTCTCTTCTCAAATGAATATGCAAAATTCGGAGATTTGCTTAGCGAAAAGGATATCATTTATATTATTGGAAAACTATCTAACAAATCCAGAGACAACCAGGATCGTCTCTCGATTGTTGCAGATCAGATCATCCTCGAGGAAGACTGGAAGAAAGATATCTCAGGTGTGATCTCTTTTGAAATTGACGAAACCAATTACACTGAGAAGGATCTCAATCGCTTTGTTGAAGAACAGATACTTCAGCACCCGGGAAATTTCAGAGTGGTCTTTAATGTCCGCACAAAACTGTTTGGCACACTTAAGATTGAATCTCAGCGTTACAAAATGTTCCCGGATAAAAACCTTTACAAATATTTACAAAATAATGGGCATTTTATAGAAAACATGAAGGTGGTCTTTAATGAACAGTAA
- a CDS encoding GWxTD domain-containing protein, which yields MNSKNILLLLFVLCLPGLLVAELNVFFDCNRFPAAGENTNFEITYKVFDSDLDFAARDNVLAAQLLVDFNIYNASGQELYHKDYIRQINVDLDKSSIYHGEFFIDKIKVTVTPGLYTFSVEIEDRVSSENIQWEKTLNTLDFSHMNLSDIEISSFHQSDTTSSFMDFKRGDILFLVNPNHLFDPSKNEGFSYYFDIYKNPEDVTSLLEGHWVVSVLDKDHIENFHKEKEFTSISSIKSFWDWIPISQWEQGTYTFSVLLYTEENKEKPIASREELIFIHEDVESISKTEIDKEYRYAKYFLTNYEEQLFNSLDDEGRVEFLRRFWEQNDPNPKTEQNEYKEEIIQRVNYTNRNFSHYGEGWNTDRGRIYIRLGKPEEVIDKSYEYDAKPYIIWKYYLGGKRIYVFVDFTKLGNYKLVYSENDEMEFSDPNWEDYLGPYFDENELQ from the coding sequence ATGAACAGTAAAAATATTTTACTTTTACTTTTTGTTCTATGCTTACCGGGACTTCTTGTTGCAGAATTGAATGTTTTTTTCGACTGCAATAGATTTCCTGCTGCAGGGGAAAATACGAATTTTGAAATAACATACAAGGTTTTCGATTCGGACCTTGATTTTGCTGCAAGAGATAATGTTCTCGCTGCTCAGCTTCTTGTTGATTTCAATATATATAACGCTTCTGGACAGGAACTGTATCATAAAGATTATATTCGACAAATAAATGTAGATCTGGATAAATCCTCGATCTATCATGGGGAGTTTTTTATTGATAAGATCAAAGTAACCGTCACACCGGGACTCTATACATTCTCTGTTGAAATTGAAGATCGGGTCAGCTCAGAGAATATTCAGTGGGAGAAAACCCTGAACACCCTCGATTTCTCACATATGAATCTCAGTGATATTGAGATAAGCTCATTTCATCAGTCAGATACCACTTCCAGCTTCATGGATTTTAAACGTGGTGATATTCTGTTTCTTGTAAATCCCAACCACCTCTTCGATCCATCAAAAAACGAAGGCTTTTCCTATTATTTTGATATTTACAAAAATCCGGAGGATGTTACATCACTTTTGGAAGGTCACTGGGTCGTCAGCGTTCTCGATAAAGATCACATAGAGAACTTTCATAAAGAAAAGGAGTTCACTTCTATCTCATCCATTAAGTCTTTCTGGGATTGGATACCCATTTCACAATGGGAACAGGGAACATACACATTTTCTGTTCTACTCTACACCGAAGAGAATAAAGAAAAACCAATTGCTTCCCGTGAAGAATTGATATTTATTCATGAAGATGTTGAGAGCATCTCAAAAACTGAAATCGACAAAGAGTATCGTTATGCGAAGTATTTTCTTACTAATTATGAAGAACAGCTTTTTAACAGTCTCGATGATGAGGGGCGTGTTGAATTCCTCAGACGTTTCTGGGAACAGAATGATCCCAATCCTAAAACTGAGCAGAATGAATATAAAGAAGAGATCATCCAGCGGGTTAATTACACAAACAGAAATTTCTCACATTACGGCGAAGGATGGAACACGGACAGGGGTAGAATTTATATTCGTTTGGGAAAACCGGAAGAAGTGATAGATAAAAGCTACGAATACGACGCAAAACCCTATATTATCTGGAAATATTATCTCGGTGGAAAACGCATCTACGTTTTTGTTGATTTTACAAAACTGGGCAATTATAAACTTGTGTACTCGGAGAATGACGAGATGGAGTTCAGCGATCCAAACTGGGAAGATTATTTAGGACCATATTTTGATGAGAATGAGCTGCAGTGA
- a CDS encoding YraN family protein: MKINLATFGEDQAAKHLTSKGYAIIERNYHSPYGEIDIICSKNDELVLVEVKARRSHTFGEPLDAVTESKRQKIIKTAYHYLAKKEIDMPIRFDIITLDYDKNAKDYILRHIENAFLGEDY, translated from the coding sequence ATGAAAATCAACCTTGCAACTTTTGGAGAAGACCAGGCAGCGAAACATCTTACGAGTAAAGGATATGCAATCATCGAGCGCAATTACCATTCACCCTATGGAGAGATAGATATTATCTGCAGCAAAAATGATGAACTTGTCCTGGTAGAAGTTAAAGCCCGAAGATCACATACCTTTGGAGAACCATTAGATGCAGTAACGGAAAGCAAAAGGCAGAAAATCATAAAAACTGCTTACCATTACCTTGCAAAAAAAGAAATTGATATGCCAATCCGGTTCGATATCATTACACTTGATTATGATAAAAATGCAAAGGATTATATATTACGCCACATCGAGAATGCATTTCTTGGAGAAGATTACTGA